Genomic segment of Gilliamella apis:
CCACGTAATATCCATTCGGCGAATGACCACGCTAAAACAGCGGCAGCAGTTGCGGCAACGGTATTAATAAAAGCTAAACCAGCAATTTCATCAGCATGTGTTGACGATCCGGCATTGAAACCAAACCAACCGATATATAAGATAGCTGCACCTAAATAAACATAAGGTAAGTTAAACGGTTTTAATGGTTCTCGATTGTAACCAATACGATTTTTAAGCAGATAAGCACCGAGTAAACCAGCAACAGCTGCATTGATATGTACCACAGTACCACCAGCAAAATCCAATGCCCCTTCATCACCAAGAATTCCACCGCCCCAAACCATATGAGCCATCGGAATATATGAGAAAGTGAACCATAACACCATAAAGATAAGAACTGCCGAAAAACGAATTCTTTCTGCAAATGCACCCAAGATTAAACAACATGTGATACAAGCAAAAGAACCTTGAAATGCAATCCAAATCATTTCATAGATCGAACCAGAAATATCAGTAATACCAACATTAACCAATAAAAAATGGTCAAAGTTACCAAAAAACCAGTTACCTTCACCAAAGGCTAAAGAGTAGCCATAAACTATCCATAACACCGCAATCAACGAAAATGTTACTAATACTTGTGAAAGCATGGATAAAACGTTTTTAGATCTTAATAAGCCACCGTAAAAAAGTGCAATACCAGGTACTGACATAAATAAAACTAATGCAGTACAGATCATCATAAAACCATTGTCAGCTTTATCTGCAATTGCCACTTCATCAGCAAACACTGGACTTGCTAAAGCGAATCCGAAACAGAGAATAAATTTTTTCAACATAATGATATCCTTATTGATAATTACAGTGCTGACTCATCAGTTTCACCGGTACGAATACGAACAACATGTTCTAGCGGAGTAACAAAAATTTTCCCATCCCCTATTTTTCCTGTATAAGCAGCTTTAGTAATGGTACTAATTACCTCATCGAGCAATTCATCACTAATTGCTAGCTCAATTTTTACTTTAGGTAGAAAGTTGACATTATATTCTGCCCCACGGTATAGTTCGGCATGACCTTTTTGTCGCCCAAATCCCTTAACTTCAGTTACGGTTAAACCAGTAATTCCAATATTTGATAGTGATTCTCTAACCTCTTCTAATTTGAAAGGTTTTATAACTACGGTGACAAATTTCATCCATTACTCCTTATTACTATTAATGTTATTTAAGTTAATGCAAGGAGCATGCCAAAATTAGTATAGAATGATTAACCATTGAAATATTTGCTATTTTTAAAATTGGTCGGTAATTATTGTTAAGTAAAAAATTTTGAGGAAAGGGGTTTTTAAAGATAAAAATAAGCTTTCTATCGCACCAATTTGGTGCTTATGCCTATTTTTGGTGCCGATAGATATTAATAATCAGAATGTTACCATTAGTTTGCGATATTCGTCATAAGCAAAATGATCAGTCATACCACTAATATAGTCTTGAATTAACCGGCAACGATAATAAAATTCCCAACATTTAAAGTTACAATGCCCTTTGTCCAATGATGCAATAGCTTGTTGATAAGCAACACAATGTTTTGCCGATAATTTATGATACAACCTTGTTTCGATAGGATAGTTTTTATGATTACTTGTTTTGGCTAAGTTAATAAAATCATCTGTTGACATATTTAGCAGTGGACTATAAATATCCAATAAACCCGTGATTATTCGATAACCTTGTAATTCAATATTTTCAACCATCTCATGATTAAAGATATGTTCAAATCCAACTGTTTTGAATATATTCAGTAATTTATACTCAGCTTCATGATCTTCAAGTAAAGCATGATTAAATGAACCATGATAGATTGTTTCAATGTTTTCAATGAATCGTTCTGCCGCATGTGGTACCAATTTAGCAATAGTATTTACCCGTAAATACATAAAGAATTGGTCAATACCTATCGCTTCAAATTCATTTTTTTTCAAATTGTCATAAGGTTTATTAACAACTTCATCAAATAAATCACCTTTTTTAACTGGGCCCCATGCTTCTTTTAAATAGTGATAAAGCTGTTGCACAGTCAAAATTTTCTTTTCTACAGCATCTTCCAGATCGGCAATACAGTAGGAAATATCATCCGCCGCTTCCATAATATAAGTAAGAGGATAGCGGTGAAATGGTTGAATATCCAGTTGCTGTGATAATTCATTAACAAAAGATTCTTCAGACAGATAGTATCCAGGTTTTTTCATCAAATAGCTGAATTCATCTGGAATATCATTAGACCAATAAGCAGGTTTGGAATATTTTAGAATTGAAGCGATTTGTGAATAAGTTAAGTTAAGTCGAAGAATTGTATGCACCAATCGAATTGCTTGAGCATTACCTTCAAAATTTGCAAGATCTTGGCGAATTTTTAATTTTAATGATTTGAGTGATTGCTCATCGGTCTCATTAATATTAAGTATTGGATAGCTTGAATCATTATTAATTCCCAAACGCGTAGTAAACCACTGATTGATCGCTGCTTCACCAAAATGGCCGAATGGTGGATTACCAATATCATGCATTAAACAAGCCATTTCAACTAAGCTTTCTATAGACATGACAGATTTATCTAGGCCAAACGTCTTTAATTTTCCAGAGAGACTAAGACGATTGACAATCTCCTTGACGATATAACGACCAACTTGTTGTACTTCCATTGAATGAGTAAGCCGAGTTCGCACAACAGAATTACGCTCTAAAGGAAATACTTGTGTTTTCTGCTGTAAACGCCGTATAGCTGCTGAATTAAGAATGCGACCACGATCACTTTCAAAAAAACGCAAGACAGAATATTCATCAGATGCTTGTCGTTGTTTACTGGCATATCGTTGATAATTAATTTTTTTATTAAAATCGATCATATCGCAACCTGAGGTTCAATCAGCTATAATTTCTGTTTTGCCCACTCGATTGGTGAACCATATTCTGCTGGTAACATAGAATCAAGTTGATTTAAGGCTTCAATCAATTTTTGGCGATGTTGATGGCTTAAATTGATATGACCAACTTTACGCCCAACTCTTACTTCTTTTTCATACCAATGCAAATGAACTAAATCTACCGCTAACCAATTAATGTTGAATTCGGTACCAATTAAATTCACCATCACTGATGGACAAAAAACATCTGGTTTAGGTAACGGTAAATCTAAAATAGCCCGTAAATGTAATTCAAACTGGCTAATAGAAGCACCGTTTTGCGTCCAATGGCCACTATTATGTACCCTTGGGGCCAATTCGTTAATTAATAAGCTATCACCAATGACAAAACATTCCATTGCCATAACACCAACATAATTAAGTTTATGCATAATCTTTGCTAGCATCTGCTCAGCGCTTATCTGTAATGTCTCATTTTCACATGGGATAGCAACACTCATTTTTAATATGCCATCTTGATGCAAATTATTAGTCAAAGGATAAAAAACTGTTTCCCCTTTGGCATTTCGAGCCCCAACCAACGACACCTCTTTTTCAAAAGGAATGGCTTGTTCAACAATAGCATTTTCATAAACGTCATTTGGCACAGTGATGTCATCACCTACTGAAAGTCGCCATTGCCCACGACCATCATAACCACCGGATCGACGCTTAACAATTAGTAAATCACCTAATTTTTCAAAAAAACTCGGCCAATCATACTGATTTTTAACAGCAAACCATTTAGCTGTTGGTAATTTCAGTTCATCAAGTAGCTGTTTTTGAGTTAAACGGTCCGCAATAATAGGAAATACATCTCGATTAACAAACTGAGGATGACTAGCTAAAATTTGCGTAAATTGCGTTTCAGGCCAACGTTCAATTTCAGCAGTAATAACAGAATTTTGATAAGGAATTGATGCCGGTTCAACATCTAGTCCTACAGGATAAACATGAATACCTAATGGTTCACCTGCCTGTCGAAGCATACGCCCTAACTGGCCATTTCCTAATACAAAAACAGATCGAATTGTCATATTATATCGCTACTCTCGGATCAGGATTATTTAAAACTTCATCAGTTTGACTCAATCGCCAATTAGATAAACGTTGATAAATTTCTTGGTTATGTAATGCCAGAATTTGCGCAGCTAATAAGGCTGCATTTGCAGCTCCAGCTTTACCAATAGCTAAAGTTCCAACAGGAATGCCTTTTGGCATTTGCACGATTGAATAAAGACTATCCACACCACTTAATGCTGCACTTTGAACCGGCACGCCTAAAACAGGAACTAAGGTTTTTGCTGCTAACATCCCCGGTAGATGAGCTGCACCGCCTGCACCAGCGATGATAACATCAAAGCCTTTTGTTTTAGCATTTTCAGCAAATTCGAATAATTTATCTGGAGTACGATGGGCAGAAACAATTTCAACATGATAAGTAATGGCTAAAGTATCTAAAATATCAGCAGCATGCTGCATAGTAGCCCAATCACTTTTCGACCCCATTACAATGGCAATTTTTGGTTGAGTATGCATAGATGATTATAAGGAGATGTAAATATTAAGTGTCGAAAGTATACACTAAAATTCGATAAATGGGATAGCAAGAACTATGACTTCTTATCAATAAGTTAAACTCAATATTCGGACAATTTAAGCTAATGCATAAATAAAACAGTTAATCTCATAATACAAAGTTATTAAATCCGCCAATATATGGCGGATAATCATATAAATTTATGAATTAACGGCAGCAACGATTTTAATTTCAATCAAATACTCTTTTTTCATTAATCCTGCCTGAACAGTACAACGAACTGGAGCTTTCCCTTTCACTACCCATTCATCCCAAGCTTTGTTCATGGCTGGAAAATCACTTTTATTTACCAAAAAAAGGGTTGCATCTAAAATGCGACTTTTATCACTATTCGCTCTTGCTAAAATTTTATCTATTTCAGCTAAGGCACTTTGGGTTTGCGTATAAGCATCATCACGCAAATCTGTTGGTACGCTTGTATAATAGATCACATTATTATGGATCACCGCTTCCGACCATCTATCTTCGGGATCTATACGAGTAATTGTCATTATATTTTCCTTAAAAACTTTTTATTAAGATACTTTGATGAAATCAGCTCGTAATTTTTTGATCTCATCACGTAAAACACCTGCTTTTTCAAATTCTAGATTTTGGGCGGCTTCATACATCATAGCTTCAAGCTCTTTAACTCTTGCTTGAACTTCTTTGACCGAAACATAATTATACTGTCCACCTGGTTAAAAGCTTGTACTTTAGCCGTAGCTTTTTTCGTGCTCAAACCAGCATCTAAAACATCTTTAATTTCTTTACGTACTGATTTTGGTGTAATACCATGAGCTTCATTAAAATCTTCTTGTTTTTTACGACGGCGCGCTGTTTCGTCGATCGTTTTCTGCATAGCCGGAGTAATTTTATCGGCGTATAAAATCGCTTTACCATTCACATTTCGAGCTGCACGACCAACCGTTTGGATTAATGAACTTTCTGAACGCAAAAATCCTTCTCGGTCAGCATCTAAAATTGCAATTAATGATACTTCGGGAATATCCAATCCTTCACGTAATAAGTTGATACCGACTAACACATCAACCTTACCAAGACGAAGATCGCGTATAATTTCCATTCGTTCAACGGTATTAATATCCGAATGCAAATATTTAACATTAACATTATGTTCAGATAAATAATCAGTTAAGTTTTCAGCCATACGTTTAGTCAAAGTGGTGACTAATACTCGCTCATCTTGATTTATTCTCACTTTAATTTCAGATAATAGATCATCAACTTGAGTAGCTACCGGCCTAACCTCAATAATTGGATCTAATAAGCCTGTAGGTCTAACAACCTGCTCGATAATTTCACCACCCGATTTTTCAATTTCATATTTAGCTGGTGTTGCTGAAACATAAATTGTTTGTGGCATTATGTTTTCAAATTCTGAAAATTTTAGTGGTCGATTATCTAATGCTGATGGTAAACGAAAACCGTATTCAACTAAATTAAGTTTCCGTGATCTATCACCATTATACATCGCCCCTAATTGCGGAATTGCCACATGAGATTCATCAATAAATAATAATCCGTCAGCCGGCAAATAATCAAATAATGTTGCTGGCGGATCTCCTGCTTTACGTTGAGCTAAATATCGGGAATAATTTTCGATTCCTGAACAGTAACCAAGTTCAGTCATCATCTCTATATCAAATAGAGTCCGCTGAGTTAATCGTTGTTCTTCTAAAAGTCGATTATTATCCAACAAAACTTTTTGGCGTTCTTGAAGCTCTTGCTTAATTTCAGCAATCGCATTGTCCATAATATTTCTTGGGGTGACATAGTGCGTTTTGGGATAAATTGTAATACGAGGTACCTCATTAATCGCATTACCAGTTAATGGATCAAACATAACTATCCGTTCAACTTCATCATCAAAAAGCTCAACACGTACAGCTAGTTCATCAGAATCAGCAGGAAATATATCAATAACATCACCTCGTACCCGAAACGTACCACGACTAAAACCAATTTCATTACGGGTATATTGTAATTCCGCTAAACGCGTTAAGATTGAACGCTGATCAGTGATGGTACCTCTTGCCAAATGTAAAATCATGGACATATAAGTTTCAGGCGCACCTAATCCATATATAGCAGACACTGAAGCCACAATCACTACATCACGGCGTTCTAATAACGATTTAGTAGCCGATAAACGCATTTGCTCAATATGCTCGTTAATTGAGGCATCTTTCTCAATAAATGTGTCTGTAGAAGGCACATATGATTCTGGTTGATAATAATCATAGTAAGACACAAAATATTCCACTGCATTATCTGGAAAGAATGCTTTCATTTCACCATATAACTGCGCCGCCAAAGTTTTATTAGGTGCTAAAATAATAGTTGGGCGATTATGCTTGGCAATGACATTGGCCATAGTAAATGTTTTACCTGAGCCTGTAACACCTAATAATGTTTGATGTGCAATCCCATCATCAAGATTTTGATTTATCCGATCAATTGCCGCAGGCTGATCACCAGCAGGTTTAAAATCAGAACATAATTTAAATTTTCTCATTACTCGCAACCTAAAATTTTACCTATTAATAAAAATTATCCCCAAAAACACTTGACCTTTAGAAATGTTATATTTTTTGCTCAGTTAAGCTAAAAGAATGTAAAGACGTCTTAACAAACAACCCTTGATTTATTATAA
This window contains:
- the amtB gene encoding ammonium transporter AmtB; its protein translation is MLKKFILCFGFALASPVFADEVAIADKADNGFMMICTALVLFMSVPGIALFYGGLLRSKNVLSMLSQVLVTFSLIAVLWIVYGYSLAFGEGNWFFGNFDHFLLVNVGITDISGSIYEMIWIAFQGSFACITCCLILGAFAERIRFSAVLIFMVLWFTFSYIPMAHMVWGGGILGDEGALDFAGGTVVHINAAVAGLLGAYLLKNRIGYNREPLKPFNLPYVYLGAAILYIGWFGFNAGSSTHADEIAGLAFINTVAATAAAVLAWSFAEWILRGKPSCLGAASGVIAGLVGITPAAGFVGVGGAMLIGLICGVAGVWGVSSLKRILKVDDTCDVFGVHGVCGIVGCLLTGVFASESLGGTGYADGITMTSQVGIQLMSVITCVIWTAIIAYIAYKIADLSVGLRVSEEHEREGLDINSHGESAFNS
- the purK gene encoding 5-(carboxyamino)imidazole ribonucleotide synthase; its protein translation is MRSVFVLGNGQLGRMLRQAGEPLGIHVYPVGLDVEPASIPYQNSVITAEIERWPETQFTQILASHPQFVNRDVFPIIADRLTQKQLLDELKLPTAKWFAVKNQYDWPSFFEKLGDLLIVKRRSGGYDGRGQWRLSVGDDITVPNDVYENAIVEQAIPFEKEVSLVGARNAKGETVFYPLTNNLHQDGILKMSVAIPCENETLQISAEQMLAKIMHKLNYVGVMAMECFVIGDSLLINELAPRVHNSGHWTQNGASISQFELHLRAILDLPLPKPDVFCPSVMVNLIGTEFNINWLAVDLVHLHWYEKEVRVGRKVGHINLSHQHRQKLIEALNQLDSMLPAEYGSPIEWAKQKL
- a CDS encoding RidA family protein, which encodes MTITRIDPEDRWSEAVIHNNVIYYTSVPTDLRDDAYTQTQSALAEIDKILARANSDKSRILDATLFLVNKSDFPAMNKAWDEWVVKGKAPVRCTVQAGLMKKEYLIEIKIVAAVNS
- the dgt gene encoding dGTPase, yielding MIDFNKKINYQRYASKQRQASDEYSVLRFFESDRGRILNSAAIRRLQQKTQVFPLERNSVVRTRLTHSMEVQQVGRYIVKEIVNRLSLSGKLKTFGLDKSVMSIESLVEMACLMHDIGNPPFGHFGEAAINQWFTTRLGINNDSSYPILNINETDEQSLKSLKLKIRQDLANFEGNAQAIRLVHTILRLNLTYSQIASILKYSKPAYWSNDIPDEFSYLMKKPGYYLSEESFVNELSQQLDIQPFHRYPLTYIMEAADDISYCIADLEDAVEKKILTVQQLYHYLKEAWGPVKKGDLFDEVVNKPYDNLKKNEFEAIGIDQFFMYLRVNTIAKLVPHAAERFIENIETIYHGSFNHALLEDHEAEYKLLNIFKTVGFEHIFNHEMVENIELQGYRIITGLLDIYSPLLNMSTDDFINLAKTSNHKNYPIETRLYHKLSAKHCVAYQQAIASLDKGHCNFKCWEFYYRCRLIQDYISGMTDHFAYDEYRKLMVTF
- the purE gene encoding 5-(carboxyamino)imidazole ribonucleotide mutase; amino-acid sequence: MHTQPKIAIVMGSKSDWATMQHAADILDTLAITYHVEIVSAHRTPDKLFEFAENAKTKGFDVIIAGAGGAAHLPGMLAAKTLVPVLGVPVQSAALSGVDSLYSIVQMPKGIPVGTLAIGKAGAANAALLAAQILALHNQEIYQRLSNWRLSQTDEVLNNPDPRVAI
- the glnK gene encoding P-II family nitrogen regulator, giving the protein MKFVTVVIKPFKLEEVRESLSNIGITGLTVTEVKGFGRQKGHAELYRGAEYNVNFLPKVKIELAISDELLDEVISTITKAAYTGKIGDGKIFVTPLEHVVRIRTGETDESAL